Part of the Solanum pennellii chromosome 10, SPENNV200 genome is shown below.
ATCTTGAtattttatgcataaaatctCAGTTTCaaacctaaaaaaatatttttttctttaattctcatttttaatgctttttacttgtaattttatgtaaatattggtaatgaaaatttaattatttatatactactgatttttattttagttattatatctcctattttatataaaataatatatactttttaaaaatgtttctaAATAAGGTATAACGTATAGTATATAAGTATTACTAAGTGTAGCAAATATCTCAGAAAAGTGTTATAAGCTTTGAATGGAAGTCCCGGTAAACGGCGGCAGTAACTCTAACTGTCCTAAGGTAGCGAAATTTCTTGTCGCATAAATAGCGACCTGCATGAATGGTGTAATGACTGCCCTGCTGTCTCCGACATGGACTCGGTGAAATTTAATTCTCCGTGAAGATGCGGAGTACCAACGGCTAGACGGTAGGACCCGGTGCACCTTAACTATAGCTTCGCAGTGACAACCTTAATCGAATGTGTAGGATAGGTGGGAGGTGGTGACACACAACGACCAATCCTGAAATACCATTCTTTCCTTCTATTGTGTAACTTAAAAAAGCTATAAACAAAGTACCAAAGTGGTACCGGGAACGATATGCTTTCGTTATCGGCGAAGGCTTCCAAAGGTGACCTGCTTTCTATACTAGTTGTTATCTTACGCTGTCATTTTTACAATATTATTGAATAGCATGGTCTGGGGCTAAGATAACTCAAGTAGGAGAACCGTGTTATGGGTGACCTTATTGCACAGTTCAGAGAGCACGTGTGTATGTGATGCAAGTGAACGTTACTAACTAAGTGATATGATTGGgttttttttctcaatctttttatccatattatctttaatttcttatgttaatgttagattgttaatatttttggtagaagaaaaaaaagcattattatattttttaaaaaataaaatatcacaaacaaaaatttcaaatttcaaataatagTCATTCATATGTGTGTGTTGGGTTGGGGGGAGGAGTATTTGACTCTTCAACATTTTGTTTTTTACTCTTTAAAATGAAACATGAAAaagattttaaagaaattaaaaataattatataaaaaaaagttttgatcTTTATTTCTGCCAAAAGGAAATTATGAAGGAAACTTCTCTTGTAATTTCTAAAGTATTGCAGAGAAAAGACATCACAAATACTTCTATAGAATTAGAACTtccatataaaattaattattatttttattttatctttagtagtaatgattttttgaaaatttcaaacgTCTCAAAAGAATATAGATTTAATATATatcttatgaaataaataaaggtaaaacaataaaacccctcctaaaataatattttcttaagaaacgtataaataaaaaatactataacaATTTAAAAcgaaaaaagtattataaaataataatcaatggTTGAATATTTGGCTTATACAATTTCATTACTTGTTTACATTCATTTTCCATGAATACACGTTTTTCATTAGTCAACGTTACCAAACACATAGAAAAACCCAACATTTATACCAAAAAATTCCATAAAATTAAACCATTCTTCTTATTATCTCCATGGTCTAATTTGTTGATGATAATCCATttgttcattaaaaaaaaacaaatataatatcattaaCAAAATCATGATCACTGCCTTAATTTCTATATGtatagttatttttttggttgttaCTATTCTTCGTATCTACATCAGACGTCGCCAAGCCCAAGGCTTGGTGATACTCTACACTACTAGTAATTCTCGAATTTCCGACTTGACAAGTGTCGTATCGCAGGTTGATCCACCCAAAAATGGTCTTGACCCGACCATTATAGCTTCACTACCATTATTTCTTTATAAGAGAGATGATCATGATAATGATATTATTGAGTGTTCAATTTGTTTGAGTATTATTGAAGATGGTGAACTGGTTAGGGTTTTGCCTAATTGTAAGCACAATTTTCATGTTGAGTGTATTGACAAATGGTTCAATTATCACTCAACGTGCCCCGTATGTCGCACCGAGGCGGAATCGCGACTATTGCCCGAGCCTAGAGAGGGCGTTGTTAATCATACGCCACCTTGAAAGAGGCAGATCAAGAATTTAGACGATATGAGAAGTGATTTTCACAAAAGtatatctaaatttatttttacacgAATTTTCCAAAACGATATGTGTTTGACacatgtatataaaaaataatatggagtttgatttattattgatcatattcaaaaaaaatataaaatcgcACCGTGTGTCTTGTATCGATATAGAAACTTAACTAGATCTAAAGAGTTGGGAAATCTCACATTGAGAGGATAAAAATCCCTAATAAAGATCATTTCATACTCAGAGTCGAACCCAAATATGTATCATTCTATCATAACCTTGATTGGTTGACATTCTGAGCGTAATTCCACAAGTGGGGGCATGAGAAGGATAGAGTGTCAGACATTACCCCTACCTTGTAtagatagagaggttgtttctgataaaCGCTCAATTTAAATAAAGCATTTCCAAACATGTTGAAAAAGGAAAGAGTAACGAAATAATGTAAAATAGAGAGCAATGTTAGAAATAATAACCCCCAAGTCAAAATAGTAAAATCCAGAACTATATGCTAAGCATTAAATTAGTAATCCTAAAACAGATAATTTAAATCAATTCACTAAGCTAGTTAAAAGCCTTGTTACTCAATTCCATCAGTGTGTTATACATTCAACATTCTCAATATTAAACGCTTTTGGCAAGCCAGAGCAAGACTTCTCTATGGAAACCCTGTTAAAGGAGACCTGTCTAGTCGAATAGGCTTCTaataagaatttgaaaaaaaaaatcttaggAACACACCATGTGGAATCAAAGTATGGGCAAAAATATAGCAACCAGCAGTCCAAAAGTTCTACTAAATAGCATGAAATAGAACAGATAGAAGCACCATAACTACAATGGCAATCTCTTATAACACAAATTCCTTTTTGTTCATTCTTGTTCTTTTACTCATTGTACCTATCAATCATACCTTAAACTCAGATGATTTGGTTTCTGAACTAACTCTCCTTCGTTCTCGATCTTCTACTGGTGTCATTCACCTTTCAAACAGATTACTCTGGCAAATCTTATCGGTACCTGTCCCTAGGCCATTCACTCTCCTTATATTCTTTGATTCTCAGAAGCTACATTCAGATTCAGAGATTTCACTCCCCAAACTCAGAAACGAGTTCTTGGTTCTCACGTCTTCTTTTCACACAAACAATCCAGATGACAAGaagttcttcttctttgacATTGAGTTTCAAGAATCACAAGCTTCGTTTGCTCTATTTGGTGTCAAGTCTCTCCCCCATATATGTTTAGTACCCCCTTTTGCCATTGATTTCAAAAGGGATTCGATTCAGATGGAGTCCTCCGATACCACAAAGCATGCTGAATCAATGGCAGAATTCGTGGAGGCCAAAAGTGAACACATTATTGGTCCAATTCATCGACCAGGTTTTATTTCAAAGAAGCAGAGGATGTGTATCATAGCTCTGGGGCTAATCTTGAGTCCATTTCTAGTGAAAAAGATTGTATCTGGGAACACCCTTTTGCATGATAAGAATGTATGGATGGCAGGGTCGATTTTCGTGTACTTCTTCAGTGTTTCGGGGACAATGTACAACATAATCAACAAGATACCTATAGCTATGGTGGATAGAGATGATCCAGGAAAGCTGGTTTTCTTTTATGACGGATCTGGGATGCAGTTGGGTGCTGAGGGGTTTACAGTCGGGTTCTTGTACACGATTTTCGGGTTGTTGTTGGCCTTTGTCACTCATGCTCTTATCCATGTGAAGAACAGGAATATCCAGAGGTTGGTGATGCTTTTGGCAATCTTTGTTTCATTCTGGGCTGTAACGAAGGTACTTCACCTTTATAAATGGAAGACTGGGCTTGGTCCTATTTATGGGTGACTTGTTTGGCTGATGCACAATATATAAGAGAACTGCATCAGTTTAACACACATGAAGTATCACTTTTACGAGatgtattttgataaatagttGGTGATATTCAGGACTTCATGTAGGAAACGCAAGCATTTTATAGCTAAGGTGTGAAACTCGCAAAAAAGTAAAACTTCAGGTGTGTTTTTAACCATTATCTCTAAGCTAAAATCATAGTACATAAAAACATGCCTACATTGATAATCATCTATGAAAATGGCATACCCGCGGGTATAGTCTCCCTGTATTTGTCCAAGTAATATTCTCCTCTTTGAATCCACATATAAACCTTAAAAACACAATATACAATTTCCGATTGTATGATATCATGGATAAAGTGTGAGATGGACTAATAGCATACAAAACTGATTTTCTATACATACCCAATGCAATGAGCTTAAAAGGCGAAAAGATGTGCTGAAGTATCCAACTTACTTGTCAATTTGATCAACCGAGATAATCAAAAGTTCAAAGGAGCATTTGATTATATGATACTTCGAGGACTGGTGCAGGACTTAATAGTTGTCACAATCCCGTCTCCAGATAGATGTATGTAAGAATCATTTTAAAGAAGAACGTCAACAATCAGCAAGTTGGACCTTCAGAAACATTGTGGAGCACAACTGCACTCCAAAGTTAGATTCAATAATTATGTTTGGGAGACAACAAAAGATAGAGGAACAATATTCCTGGGATCAATTCTCAACGCGAATGTCTTCTTTTAGACTTGGATCGGCGATATAATTTTCGCGAAACCAGAAAAATAATGATAAGGGCCACCTGTACAAGTACCAGTATCTTCAGACCTGAAGTGACCATTAAATAAATGTCACATCAGATGGCTCACAGTTCATGTCAGAGGTTTAAGAAAAAAGGAGGAGAACAGAATTACCTTTAAGTCTCTGAGCCGAGTCAGCCATAATCACCTCATTAGCATTTCTTCCACCAACTCGATCGAGATGTTTTCTTCTTGAGCGATACCTTCTTGTTTGATAAGAAAAATCCCCACCCATTACGCAGGTATTGGGGCAATTGACATTACTATCATACTCATCACTTCCATCACAACAGTCTGAAAATATCTTAAATCAGCAAGCAAGACCCAAACCACAGGGTAGAGTGGTAGATATAGATTAACAAATCAATAACTGCTATGCCCAAAAAGGAAACAactgtataaaatataaaacatgaaaggaGCAAGAGAAACATATTCTAAAGCATCTAAGTCCTTAGTCACAAACTCGGTCATAAGGGCGTCACGGTGATTAAAATATTCTCTAGGAGACTCTACCTCAAGCGAATGATCGAGACTTAAGTAATAATTTAGGACTAAAGTAATAATTCTTCAAACATATCCACATTGGACGTGTTGGTTCTTCTTCAATGAAATGCAAATGACAAAAGCCGCTTGCAAACATATGCATGTAAGGACCATCATCCATGGATGATAATAACTTATCCTTAAAAAAACAGCAGATGATTTTTCATGAAGCAACAACAAATCCATGATACAGAAATCCTTCACTTGCCTTGACGTATTCACGTTGAACAGGTGTGATAAGGGTGTAGGTGATTCGTGCAAATTATTCAAATACACGTGAAATAAGCAAAACAAACTTAACTAACACACCCCTGTTCCCTGATACGTGCATATATCCCAATTCAACACGTACACATAAACAATCCATGTATCATAGCAACAAACACGCCTCAAATAAGAGGACGGACTTTTAAATAACACATGAATGGAAGCAAaattaattgtataaaattgtttcttgagaaaaaaatatacttaatacCTTAACCAGGAGTACTTACCACAAATATCATCATTCACACGAGAAGAGAACAGAAATTTAGGCGTACTGCCCACATTCCGGCAATAAAATTTTCCAGATGGACAGGCAGCCGTTCCTATCAAAGGAGAGAATGATTTAATTGACAGGAGAACTCAAACAAAATATATGCCAGCATTTTATAGGTTTCAAAACTGCGGAACCATCAAAAGTGATGGGGAAGAGCAACAGAAAATATACAAGAAAGGATGAATGATGTGATATACAAAACTTTAGTAGTAGCGCATCCAACTGTTACTTTCACGCCAATCATATCTAATGGAACTAGTCTAAGCTAACATTTTGGAATTACTAATGGAGCTCTCTTCTGAAAATCCATgcaaaaatatcatatattatatctGCTTAGATATATATTTACATTCATAGACAAACAAATTTAGGCTAGCGTATATAAGAAATGGCATCTGTTAACTATCCCTTTTCCAGGTTGAGATTACCTGTGTTGGCATTTTTGTTAGAAAACGTCAACTCTCCTATGTTGCAAATTGAGATAACCCGTTCTAGAAATAACATTCTAAGATTTCTAGAACATGGTGCACCACTATTTAGTGGGAATCGATCCCTAGTGCTCTATATAAATAACTCAAGTTACAAGCAAGTGCACCATTTAGACTTTTTATAGCATGGGTGCCACTTGAGCGTTGTCTCGCTTATTACTCTTTATTATTAGTCATACTATTAGTTGTATTTCTTGTAGTTTCTTTATCCTTTTGAGTTTGCTTATTatttgtgatttaaaagaaaaattacagTGAGATTTATCATTGTAGCTTGTCATAAAAACTGTAGCACAATACAAAAATGTGcactttaacttggcttcattTGTCATCTATGCCCTCTAACTTTGGgtatgcacaagtagacacttaaatttggattgagttgaacaagtagacacaaaCGTCCTATGTTGACAATTCACGTCCTATGTGTATTGTGACATGTAGGACGCATGTGTTTACTTGTCCAACtctatacaagtttaagtatctacttgtgcacacaCCCATAGTTGGAGGGTATAAATGTTAGCTGGTGTCAAGttaattgatatatttatgtattataccaACTATTATTTAGGATGATTTTTCATGTTGTCAATATTATTTCGCCATGTTTGTCTTCATTTACATTATATCTCCTTTTACTACTTTGAACTATTTTTTCCTGAGCCGAGCATCTATTGGAAACAGTCTATGTACCTCTAGTGTAGTGGTATGGTTTGTGCACATTTTACC
Proteins encoded:
- the LOC107032151 gene encoding probable dolichyl-diphosphooligosaccharide--protein glycosyltransferase subunit 3B, coding for MAISYNTNSFLFILVLLLIVPINHTLNSDDLVSELTLLRSRSSTGVIHLSNRLLWQILSVPVPRPFTLLIFFDSQKLHSDSEISLPKLRNEFLVLTSSFHTNNPDDKKFFFFDIEFQESQASFALFGVKSLPHICLVPPFAIDFKRDSIQMESSDTTKHAESMAEFVEAKSEHIIGPIHRPGFISKKQRMCIIALGLILSPFLVKKIVSGNTLLHDKNVWMAGSIFVYFFSVSGTMYNIINKIPIAMVDRDDPGKLVFFYDGSGMQLGAEGFTVGFLYTIFGLLLAFVTHALIHVKNRNIQRLVMLLAIFVSFWAVTKVLHLYKWKTGLGPIYG
- the LOC107032152 gene encoding glucosidase 2 subunit beta, coding for METTTLTQLTSLLLLLSFFFFHVSNSSTDFPIGIHPLDEKYYASDVIKCKDGSKSFTIDRLNDDFCDCIDGTDEPGTAACPSGKFYCRNVGSTPKFLFSSRVNDDICDCCDGSDEYDSNVNCPNTCVMGGDFSYQTRRYRSRRKHLDRVGGRNANEVIMADSAQRLKGLKILVLVQVALIIIFLVSRKLYRRSKSKRRHSR